One region of Kwoniella newhampshirensis strain CBS 13917 chromosome 6, whole genome shotgun sequence genomic DNA includes:
- a CDS encoding plasma-membrane proton-efflux P-type ATPase, which produces MALTHRKNAKKDPESGDAEQEQKRNEAEEKKKYEGEEYDVLLRFVADQQQKLKNKKDDDGEDDEKDVKYTRKWYAPWKKTKVNTAGKKIPSGWLETDRQKGISNSDVEERRKLSGYNELESPSENQFIKFISYFRGPILYIMELAVILAAGLQDWIDFGVIIGILFLNAAVGWYQEKQAGDIVAQLKKGIAMKTTVVRDGQEQEIEARELVPGDIVILEEGSTIAADAKILGEYSDKDGSKSKAILDKHEKSKKKSGKSEDDEGSDDEDDGPDKGPSVCSVDQSAITGESLAVDKFVGDVAYYTCGVKRGKCYAVVTVPAKQSFVGKTAALVSSSNEIGHFQIVLGGIGTTLLIIVVVFIFIVWIGGFFRGTSIAHPRDNNLLVYALIFLIIGVPVGLPVVTTTTLAVGAAYLARRKAIVQKLTAIESLAGVDILCSDKTGTLTANKLSLNDPYIAPDVDPNWFMTVAVLASSHNIKGLDPIDKVTIVGLKDFPKAQEMLKGGWKTHKFTPFDPVSKRITAEVEKDGKHFTCAKGAPNAILKLAKFDPSTVAAYRNQAQTFATRGFRSLGVAVKENDKEWELLGMLCMFDPPRSDTARTIGEAHDLGISVKMLTGDAVAIAKETCKQLGLSTNVYDSEKLIGGGMSGSDIRDFVEAADGFAEVFPEHKYQVVNLLQERGHLTAMTGDGVNDAPSLKKADCGIAVEGASDAARTAADVVFLDEGLSTIITAIKVARQIFHRMKAYIIYRIALCVHLQVYLMLSILIKNETIRVDLVVFLAIFADVATIAIAYDRAPYAHQPVEWQLPKVWIISTVMGLLLAAGTWIVRGTLFLGNGGIIQNFGSVQEILFLEVALTESWVIFITRLAQEPGTPNVWPSWQLVGAVFGVDILASLFALFGWISGPALPDEHRGWIDIVTVVKIWCFSFGVTIIVLLVYLILNKIRWLDNIGRKTRSKKNEKLENFLTDLQRLTIVHETDHTGSYYRFASGGATPGEAQGGTDDKKAAAKDTKTKSNEKDAKKDKDEPKDGKSDDKGGKSVSYEKGEKGDGAGQDDGAQAQEGESGAAEGDKTLNDHHGVEHTDHEGKRQEHNEVTKQAAHQAGGGQNQTQAQKAQAQSQSGGIGDYSLGPRIGGGGSGSGSGNARETGTDDNSSEGTHVDPN; this is translated from the exons ATGGCTCTCACACATAGGAAGAACGCGAAGAAGGACCCGGAGAGCGGGGATGCCGAACAAGAGCAGAAACGCaatgaagcagaagagaagaaga AAtacgagggagaggaataCGATGTCCTCTTGCGATTCGTCGCGGATCAACAACAAAAGttgaagaacaagaaggacgatgatggagaagatgacgagaaggatgtTAAGTACACTAGGAAGTGGTATGCTCcttggaagaagaccaaggtGAACACTGCcggcaagaag ATTCCCTCGGGATGGCTCGAGACCGATAGACAAAAGGGTATCTCAAACTCGGACGTCGAAGAACGTCGAAAACTCTCCGGCTACAATGAGCTCGAGAG CCCCTCCGAAAACCAGTTCATCAAGTTCATCTCATACTTCCGTGGTCCTATCCTTTACATCATGGAACTGGCTGTGATTCTCGCTGCCGGTCTTCAGGACTGGATCGACTTCGGTGTTATCATCGGTATCCTGTTCCTCAACGCAGCTGTCGGTTGGTACCaagagaa ACAAGCTGGAGATATCGTGGCTCAGCTCAAGAAAGGTATCGCAATGAAAACCACGGTCGtgagagatggtcaagaACAGGAAATTGAGGCAAGGGAGCTGGTCCCTGGTGATATTGTCATTCTCGAAGAGGGAAGCACAATTGCCGCGGAcgccaag ATTCTTGGTGAATACAGCGACAAGGATGGTTCCAAA TCAAAGGCAATCCTCGACAAACACGAAAAGTCAAAGAAGAAGTCTGGTAAgagcgaagacgatgagggatccgatgacgaggacgatggacCAGACAAAGGTCCCTCTGTCTGTTCCGTCGATCAGTCTGCTATCACTGGTGAATCGCTCGCTGTCGACAAATTCGTTGGCGATGTCGCCTACTACACTTGTGGtgtgaagagaggaaagtgCTACGCTGTCGTTACCGTTCCTGCGAAACAGTCATTCGTCGGAAAGACCGCTGCCTTGGTATCTA GCTCCAATGAAATCGGTCATTTCCAGATCGTTCTTGGAGGCATCGGTACCAC ACTCCTTATCATTGTAGTGGtattcatcttcatcgtctggATCGGAGGATTCTTCCGCGGAACTAGTATTGCTCACCCGAGGGATAACAACTTGCTTGTCTACGCCCTtatcttcctcatcattgGTGTGCCTGTCGGTCTCCCAGTCGTCACCACTACCACTTTGGCAGTCGGTGCGGCCTACCTTGCCAGACGCAAGGCTATTGTCCAGAAACTCACCGCTATCGAGTCATTGGCCGGTGTTGACATCTTGTGTTCTGACAAGACTGGTACTTTGACCGCCAATAAGCTTTCTCTTAACGATCCTTATATCGCTCCGGATGTCGATCCCAACTGGTTCATGACTGTGGCCGTACTTGCTTCGTCGCACAACATCAAGGGTCTCGACCCCATCGACAAGGTCACGATCGTTGGActgaag GACTTCCCCAAAGCGCAGGAGATGCTCAAGGGCGGTTGGAAAACCCACAAATTCACACCTTTCGACCCCGTATCCAAGCGAATCACTGctgaggtcgagaaggacggtAAACACTTCACTTGTGCCAAGGGAGCCCCTAACGCTATTCTCAAACTCGCCAAATTCGATCCTAGCACCGTCGCAGCTTACAGGAACCAAGCCCAAACCTTCGCCACGAGAGGATTCAGGAGTTTGGGTGTGGCTGTCAAGGAAAATGACAAGGAGTGGGAGCTGTTGGGCATGTTGTGTATGTTTGACCCTCCTAGATCAGACACAGCAAGG ACCATCGGCGAAGCACACGATCTTGGAATCAGCGTTAAAATGTTGACTGGTGACGCCGTTGCCATCGCAAAGGAAACCTGCAAGCAATTGGGGTTGAGCACAAACGTTTACGACTCAGAGAAACTCATCGGAGGTGGAATGTCAGGCTCGGATATTCGTGACTTCGTGGAAGCGGCAGACGGATTCGCTGAAGTCTTCCCGGAACACAAATACCAGGTGGTCAATCTACTTCAGGAGCGAGGACACTTGACCGCGATGACCGGAGACGGTGTCAACGACGCACCATCattgaagaaggcggaCTGTGGTATCGCTGTCGAAGGTGCTAGTGATGCTGCCCGAACCGCTGCCGATGTAGTCTTCCTTGACGAGGGTCTTTCAACCATTATCACTGCGATCAAGGTCGCGAGGCAGATCTTCCACAGGATGAAGGCGTATATCATCTATCG TATCGCCCTTTGTGTGCATCTTCAAGTTTATCTTATGCTGTCTATTTTGATCAAGAATGAGACTATCAGAGTCGATCTGGTTGT CTTCCTCGCTATCTTCGCCGATGTGGCAACAATCGCTATTGCCTAtgatcgag CTCCTTACGCTCATCAGCCTGTCGAATGGCAACTCCCGAAAGTAtggatcatctccaccgtCATGGGTCTGCTCCTTGCCGCCGGAACTTGGATTGTCAGAGGAACACTCTTCCTCGGAAACGGTGGTATTATCCAGAACTTTGGTTCCGTTCAAGAAATTCTGTTCTTGGAGGTTGCATTGACGGAGTCTTGGGTAATCT TCATCACTCGTCTTGCACAGGAGCCTGGTACACCTAATGTGTGGCCGTCGTGGCAACTTGTCGGTGCGGTCTTTGGTGTCGACATCTT GgcctctctcttcgccctctTTGGTTGGATCTCTGGACCAGCTCTGCCCGATGAACACAGAGGTTGGATCGACATTGTCACAGTCGTCAAGATATGGTGTTTCAGTTTCGGTGTGActatcatcgtcctcttgGTCT acctcatcctcaacaagATCCGATGGCTTGACAACATCGGTCGTAAGACccgatcgaagaagaatgagaAACTGGAAAACTTCCTTACCGACCTGCAAAGACTCACAATTGTCCACGAGACCGACCACACAGGCTCTTACTACCGATTCGCCAGCGGAGGTGCCACTCCAGGTGAAGCTCAGGGTGGCACGGACGACAAGAAGGCTGCTGCCAAGGACACTAAGACCAAGAGCAATGAGAAGGATGCcaagaaggacaaagaTGAACCTAAAGATGGCAAGTCCGACGATAAGGGAGGAAAGTCGGTCAGCTACGAGAAGGGCGAAAAGGGCGATGGTGCGGGACAAGATGACGgtgctcaagctcaagaaggagagagcggCGCCGCTGAAGGTGACAAGACCCTTAACGATCACCATGGTGTAGAACATACCGACCacgaagggaagaggcAAGAGCACAACGAAGTGACCAAGCAAGCCGCTCATCAAGCCGGTGGGGGCCAGAATCAAACCCAGGCTCAGAAGGCTCAGGCTCAGAGCCAAAGTGGCGGTATCGGGGATTATTCCCTTGGACCTAGGATCGGTGGCGGCGgcagtggaagtggaagtgggaaTGCGAGAGAGACTGGAACGGATGATAACTCTAGCGAGGGCACTCATGTGGATCCCAACTAG